In the genome of Euleptes europaea isolate rEulEur1 chromosome 4, rEulEur1.hap1, whole genome shotgun sequence, the window tttcttttgctcagaaagagccccgcgGAAAcatgaagtatttgaatccccgcctctttacatgctgctttgtgtttggctgtgagagaaagcaggcttctgtgtccagtgctttgccttctgcatggagatttcagccaggctgagctcagggaagagggaagagtcgggttaacagaggaacgggaggACCCGGACAtagtgagggctggcagcaaagttatttctaatggacggaaaacacaTACAggcctccaaggaacaacagagtcaGACCGGGGGCGAGCGTGAGTccaagtacctatgcataaatgaccagagaaaTCTAATTTCTATCTATTATATTTAAAAGAAGAACAACTCATGTAGGTTCACGCTAGCCTGGAATATATTTCGGACTCTCTGACAGGGTGTGGAACTTGCAGTCCTCGATGACGTCTGACTCGGGAGGCTGGCAAGTCTCGGGGCTGTTTGCTTCTGGAGTTTTGGCCTCTGGCTGCCGTCCCTCCGGCACCGGCTCCGGATCCGGCATTCTCTCTCCGCTTCTGGAGACGGTGAATCTACTCATGCGTAAGGCCTCCTCGTAAATGGGGGGTGTCTCGCTTCTGGCAGAGGGGTGTGCTCCTGGCCCGGCGCTGTGGGAATGAGCCACGGCGAGTATCCGTCGAGCCGCTGGCCCAAACATCGAATGCagggctgaaggggggggggaacggaaaGGTTGAGGGGCtactgtagtagggttgccaatctccaggtgatgattggagatctctcactattacaactgatctccagccgatagagatcagttcagctggagaaaatgggcactttggcaattggaccctatggcattgaagtccttcccctccccaaacctcgccctcctcaggctccgcccctaaaacctcccgccagtggcaaagagggacctggcaaccctacccccttcaGGTGTCATGGAAGAAATGTGACAACTGGGAAGCGACAGGTCACATTTCCCATCCTCTCCTGCAGGGAGAATAGCTGATGTTTCTTTGACAATCCCTGCCCCGGTGGGATCTCTTAGAGTGGGACCTCTCTCAcagatctctgtgtgtgtgtgtgtggggggggtggagatTCCTAGTGGAGAGGGATTTCCCTtaagacaatggccatttatgcttggtaattagcagcacgttctaggctgaagtgccccacatattttttttagtttttcatgctgaaccgtcattcaggaagtgactgtgaagccggcacatacctgcttcacatttcttaagagccactttaacgcaaccttttgtgtttgctctgcccccgcagcgaagaatcccctcaaggaagcatgcaaaatcacagccatttgttagctatgcaaatggtggttgccaatggaaggaacgaaggagcaggcaagtggggggtggaatttttccttttgtgtcggggccgtgaataggcattttaaaggtcgcgtttttaaaaagggctttgagcgagcatcaaaattgaccctgcataaatggccaataggTGATATCTagactaggggtgtcaaacatatggcccgtaggccggatccggccctttgagagctgttatccggcTCGTGAGCCAACCGAtgcaccctccccccaaatcccaatCTGGCCTGGCGAGTCTGCTGTGGACTTGCGAGCCGAGgtagccattcccccccccctcgtcccgatctgggctggcgaggcatggcctggcctgaccaagtgacatttatgtcatatccggacctcgtaacaaatgagttcgacacccctgatctagaccttATCTTTACGGCACAGGTCTGTTCAGGGCCATGGTACCCTTCCCAATCAACGCACTGTCGGCGCCTA includes:
- the TMEM52B gene encoding transmembrane protein 52B gives rise to the protein MGKGSHVVITSALSWLSQIPPVKLQGSCTNTGHCPDANLIHIWYIWLAVAIGALLLLCVLVSVCVKCCCLNCPPSGDGNRTQPYEVTVIAFDHDSSTLQSTITSLHSMFGPAARRILAVAHSHSAGPGAHPSARSETPPIYEEALRMSRFTVSRSGERMPDPEPVPEGRQPEAKTPEANSPETCQPPESDVIEDCKFHTLSESPKYIPG